The following are encoded together in the Halomonas halophila genome:
- a CDS encoding tripartite tricarboxylate transporter TctB family protein, with the protein MESGLSSLLSVSIDFETSHLFFPHIIHWVMGILFALVLVLNVVPFLAAVRRGDRTLPILGESMDKFRFFGTLALISAYFYLMAVVGNVFPYTGYGFLFVSMPFLFLMSLMYMHTRTRRKVLTAGINALVAPTLAWFILAKLFQITLP; encoded by the coding sequence ATGGAATCAGGACTGTCATCCCTGCTGAGTGTCTCGATCGACTTCGAGACCTCCCATCTGTTCTTCCCCCATATCATTCACTGGGTGATGGGCATCCTCTTCGCCCTGGTCCTGGTGCTCAACGTCGTGCCTTTCCTCGCCGCCGTCAGGCGAGGTGACAGGACGCTGCCGATCCTCGGCGAGTCCATGGACAAGTTCCGCTTCTTCGGCACCCTGGCGCTGATCTCCGCCTATTTCTATCTGATGGCGGTGGTCGGCAACGTCTTCCCCTATACGGGCTACGGCTTTTTGTTCGTGTCGATGCCTTTTCTCTTCCTGATGTCGCTGATGTACATGCACACCAGGACCCGGCGCAAGGTCCTCACGGCCGGCATCAACGCGCTCGTGGCACCGACGCTGGCGTGGTTCATCCTCGCCAAGCTGTTCCAGATCACCCTGCCGTAG
- a CDS encoding type 2 periplasmic-binding domain-containing protein, protein MSMPSICKTLGTSVLMAGMAFGSAAAMAADGPLRGNVRVVIGSTSTGGDTYQNSSIVADALAEHLDINMKVDAVGASSAFRFLDRDARGNTLMIFHDQSYLGNLYGVQGYDDIFEKYTIGPTVAINPGNAYLVPKDSPYETLDDVIAAVGNGEEVRVAIQPGGVSEIGFSALKNAIAIEHPGMEDNLVAVNTGSQADKNQQLFDDQADMINGTVQANEQYTRLPEDDQKAMRFLWLTARQGTIEQAPEDGLGQTTREQLLQYVEPNVSVPMGNGNNFTFDKEFFFLYNKDMDQAIVDQIDQALAEIYAEGEIQETQKNSFFIPNFKPSDEAAQYLETKMSVYEDIITNIQ, encoded by the coding sequence ATGAGCATGCCCAGCATCTGCAAGACACTCGGAACCTCCGTCCTGATGGCCGGCATGGCGTTCGGCAGTGCCGCCGCCATGGCCGCCGACGGTCCGCTGCGCGGCAACGTGCGCGTGGTGATCGGCTCGACCTCCACGGGCGGTGATACTTACCAGAACTCCAGCATCGTCGCCGATGCCCTGGCCGAGCACCTCGACATCAACATGAAGGTGGATGCCGTCGGTGCGAGCTCGGCTTTCCGCTTTCTGGATCGCGATGCGCGCGGCAACACCCTGATGATCTTCCACGATCAGTCCTACCTCGGAAACCTGTACGGCGTTCAGGGGTACGACGACATCTTCGAGAAGTACACCATCGGGCCGACCGTCGCCATCAACCCGGGCAATGCCTACCTGGTGCCCAAGGACTCGCCCTACGAGACCCTGGACGACGTGATCGCGGCGGTCGGTAACGGTGAGGAAGTGCGTGTCGCCATCCAGCCCGGCGGCGTCTCGGAAATCGGCTTCAGCGCCCTGAAGAATGCCATCGCCATCGAGCATCCGGGCATGGAAGACAACCTGGTGGCCGTCAACACCGGCTCTCAGGCCGACAAGAACCAGCAGCTCTTCGATGACCAGGCCGACATGATCAATGGCACCGTGCAGGCCAACGAGCAGTACACGCGCCTGCCGGAAGACGACCAGAAGGCCATGCGCTTCCTGTGGCTGACCGCGCGTCAGGGCACCATCGAACAGGCGCCGGAAGACGGTCTCGGCCAGACCACTCGCGAGCAGCTGCTGCAGTACGTCGAGCCCAATGTGTCCGTGCCGATGGGCAACGGCAACAACTTCACCTTCGATAAGGAATTCTTCTTCCTTTACAACAAGGACATGGATCAGGCCATCGTCGACCAGATCGACCAGGCGCTCGCCGAGATCTATGCCGAAGGTGAGATCCAGGAGACCCAGAAGAACTCCTTCTTCATTCCCAACTTCAAGCCGTCCGACGAAGCCGCCCAGTATCTGGAGACCAAGATGTCCGTCTACGAGGACATCATCACCAACATCCAGTAA
- the kdgD gene encoding 5-dehydro-4-deoxyglucarate dehydratase, translating into MTFTREDVKQAISDGLLSFPITDFDAEGRFDAESYRQRLEWFISHEISAVFVAGGTGEFFNLSQDEFREIVRLAVKVVDGKLPVIASAGLSVATGSAFAKIAEEEGADGILLMPPYLTECPQDGLVEYARQICDSTSISVIYYNRANGIMKPHAVKRLADACPNLIGLKDGKGDMQALNRIIRTVGDRLAYVGGVPTAEIMAEAYLAVGVNTYSSAVFNFVPDMAVTFYKALRAGDSDTVRRISRDFFLPFVDLRDQKSGYAVSLIKAGAEIIGRPAGSVRAPLEMPNAEERERLATLVETAKGY; encoded by the coding sequence GTGACCTTTACCCGCGAAGATGTCAAACAAGCGATCAGCGATGGACTGCTGTCCTTCCCGATCACCGATTTCGACGCCGAAGGGCGTTTCGATGCCGAGAGCTATCGGCAGCGTCTGGAGTGGTTCATCAGCCACGAGATCTCGGCGGTGTTCGTCGCCGGCGGCACCGGGGAGTTCTTCAACCTGTCCCAGGACGAGTTCCGCGAGATCGTGCGTCTGGCGGTGAAGGTCGTCGACGGCAAGCTCCCGGTCATCGCCAGCGCCGGTCTGAGCGTGGCCACCGGCAGCGCCTTCGCGAAGATCGCCGAGGAAGAGGGCGCCGACGGCATCCTGCTGATGCCGCCGTACCTGACCGAGTGCCCCCAGGACGGTCTGGTGGAGTACGCGCGCCAGATCTGTGACTCGACCTCCATCAGCGTCATCTACTACAACCGTGCCAACGGCATCATGAAGCCGCACGCGGTGAAGCGCCTGGCCGATGCCTGCCCCAACCTGATCGGCTTGAAGGATGGCAAGGGCGACATGCAGGCCCTCAACCGGATCATCCGCACCGTGGGCGACCGGCTGGCCTACGTGGGTGGCGTGCCCACCGCCGAGATCATGGCCGAGGCCTATCTGGCCGTGGGCGTGAACACTTACTCCAGCGCGGTGTTCAACTTCGTGCCCGACATGGCGGTGACCTTCTACAAGGCGCTGCGGGCCGGCGACAGCGACACCGTGCGGCGCATTTCCCGCGACTTCTTCCTGCCCTTCGTCGATCTGCGCGACCAGAAGTCCGGCTATGCGGTCAGCCTGATCAAGGCCGGTGCCGAGATCATTGGGCGTCCCGCCGGCAGCGTTCGCGCGCCGCTCGAGATGCCGAATGCCGAGGAACGGGAACGACTGGCTACGCTGGTCGAGACCGCCAAGGGCTACTAA
- a CDS encoding 2-hydroxyacid dehydrogenase, protein MKTQNLVVVHELYPALVEALSDAFNLTHFTRLVDDQDRAAFEEAMAQADAYLGSNVAFTEALLDKAPRLRVVASVSVGVDSYPIEAMRERGIVLTNTPDVLTESTADTGFLLLMMAARRAGEMLRKVRGHEWTASLSREDFGVDVHGKTLGIVGLGRIGQAVARRGHDGFGMSVNYTNRSAKPEVEDALEARRVDLETLFRESDFICVTVPLSAETEGLIGREHFALTRPHAVFVNISRGKVVREDELVACLQDGTLHCAGLDVYEREPLSTASPLMTLDNAVCLPHIGSSTFQTRNAMCDLAVDNVKRVLAGEGAITAV, encoded by the coding sequence ATGAAAACGCAAAACCTGGTGGTCGTGCACGAGCTGTATCCGGCGCTCGTCGAGGCCCTCTCCGACGCGTTCAATCTGACGCATTTCACGAGGCTGGTCGACGATCAGGACCGCGCCGCCTTCGAGGAGGCCATGGCCCAGGCCGATGCCTATCTGGGGTCGAACGTGGCGTTCACCGAGGCACTGCTGGACAAGGCGCCCCGCCTCAGGGTGGTGGCCAGCGTTTCGGTCGGTGTCGACAGCTACCCGATCGAGGCCATGCGCGAGCGTGGCATCGTGCTGACCAACACGCCGGACGTGCTGACCGAATCCACGGCCGATACCGGTTTCCTGCTGCTGATGATGGCGGCGCGTCGCGCCGGCGAGATGCTGCGCAAGGTTCGCGGTCATGAATGGACGGCCTCGCTCTCGCGCGAGGACTTCGGCGTCGACGTCCACGGCAAGACCCTGGGCATCGTGGGCCTGGGACGCATCGGGCAGGCGGTGGCACGGCGCGGCCACGACGGCTTCGGCATGTCGGTGAACTATACCAACCGCTCGGCCAAGCCGGAGGTGGAAGACGCGCTCGAGGCCCGTCGTGTCGATCTCGAGACCCTGTTCCGCGAGTCCGACTTCATCTGCGTGACCGTCCCCCTGTCGGCAGAGACCGAAGGGCTGATCGGACGCGAGCACTTCGCGCTGACCCGGCCGCATGCCGTCTTCGTCAACATCTCCCGCGGCAAGGTGGTGCGCGAGGATGAGCTCGTCGCCTGCCTGCAGGACGGTACCCTCCACTGTGCGGGACTGGACGTGTACGAGCGGGAGCCGCTGTCCACGGCGTCGCCCCTGATGACGCTCGACAATGCCGTGTGCCTGCCTCACATCGGTTCCTCGACCTTCCAGACGCGTAATGCCATGTGCGATCTGGCGGTGGACAACGTCAAGCGGGTGCTGGCCGGCGAGGGAGCGATCACCGCCGTTTGA